From a single Streptomyces rubradiris genomic region:
- a CDS encoding CU044_2847 family protein, with translation MDDGLLEFRTEDGSLVVVDDGNARSGARLVSRGDGPAQAARTFEGALDGVRAAAAAALRVFRDGSLRPDAVEIEFGVRLSAEAGAIIAKGSAEGHLVVKLSWSPERAGSQRAEPAPAEPGRSAPTPAVPGQSPSAPEPGSR, from the coding sequence ATGGACGACGGACTGCTGGAGTTCAGGACCGAGGACGGCTCGCTCGTCGTGGTCGACGACGGCAACGCCAGATCGGGCGCCCGCCTCGTCTCGCGCGGCGACGGACCGGCGCAGGCAGCGCGCACCTTCGAGGGCGCGCTGGACGGCGTGAGGGCGGCGGCAGCGGCGGCGCTGCGGGTCTTCCGGGACGGCAGCCTGCGCCCCGACGCGGTGGAGATCGAGTTCGGCGTACGGCTGTCCGCCGAGGCCGGCGCGATCATCGCCAAGGGGTCGGCCGAGGGTCATCTGGTGGTCAAGCTCAGCTGGTCCCCGGAGCGGGCCGGGTCACAGCGGGCCGAGCCGGCACCCGCCGAGCCGGGGCGGAGCGCGCCGACGCCGGCCGTGCCCGGACAGAGCCCGTCGGCTCCGGAGCCCGGGAGCCGGTGA
- a CDS encoding S8 family serine peptidase, producing MSTGPVRRGTALLAAALVGALLPAGPAVARAAPAPAAAPAQDTAAPTTVTLVTGDRVTVTDLGHGRQTVTVRRPQGATGAVRTQRTDGHLTVVPDEALPYLRAGTLDRRLFDVTGLIRQGLTDARADALPLIVTYGEGVRAATPAGAKRTRALPSLRGAALAAGKGRTFWRSFTRGAGIDKVWLDGRVTADLAHSNAQIGTAAAWDAGLTGKGVTVAVLDSGADLGHPDLAGRVSTSRSFVEGEEVADRNGHGTHVTSTVGGSGAASDGAEKGVAPGATLAVGKVLSDQGSGSESQIIAGMEWAARDVRARIVSMSLGSQEPSDGTDPMAQALNTLTKETGALFVVAAGNTGAPSAIGSPGAADAALTVGAVDSADRPAYFTSAGPRLGDNALKPDVSAPGVDILAARSRLAPGTGDYTSMSGTSMATPQVAGVAALLAERHPDWSGAELKDALLSTSRQLDASAYVLGAGRVSVPDAVRAGLTATGSADLGFHRWPYDTDRPVTRTLTYRNASDADVRLKLSVQGAPDGVVTLARDTLTVPAHSTASTTVTGDATRAPVGETSGQVVAAAEDGTPLAHTAFGLVKEEERYTLTVHVKDRDGAPVPADLTVQRLAGGEDARPAHVDGSGTLRLRLKPGTYTLATFLDVRGGHGADSLGLGFLAAPQIRLDHDQDVTLDGRELREVRAAVDRRTETRQLLMEYDRRAGGADLFGAVQVPLAYDSVFAAPTPKVTQGTFEYRTVWRLAKPRLEVKGVGEATVQPGGTLAEGRTRLPLADVGDGPLTGVSGKAVLAHLAPGADPAALAQAAQDAGAKALFVTDDAPGRLLAWWGTDDNTGRPLTIATVSRADAARLRAAGRVDMTGTADSPYVYDLSEGHPGAIPDRDLTYTPRLAAVHVRFHAAEPADGGEFRYSLTGTFPVGIGFQERVSLPAERTDYVSTGPGQLWHESVTVRDGALEERGGLVRYTGGSRPELDWFRPVWHPWLGTGLGWGQQRAGDRLQFNTPGWGDSGPDHTGFGDVWSDGSGLSQTTAVYLDGTLVDESTSSAVYVSGAPADEHTYKVVTDTALDAARWPVATRGHTEWTFRSAAGPADRWTYLPLVNLAFDLDTDLAGRVPAGRRVPVGIAAEYVAGATGTGRLGGGRLEVSYDDGTTWRAVPLTADGGASWRGTLTVPRGTAHLSLRAFARDDRGGSVTQEIIRAAAVK from the coding sequence ATGAGCACAGGACCAGTCAGACGCGGCACGGCACTGCTGGCGGCGGCGCTGGTGGGCGCCCTGCTCCCGGCCGGCCCCGCGGTCGCCCGGGCGGCCCCCGCCCCCGCCGCCGCGCCCGCCCAGGACACCGCCGCCCCGACGACCGTCACCCTGGTCACCGGCGACCGGGTGACCGTCACCGACCTCGGACACGGCCGGCAGACCGTCACCGTACGGCGGCCCCAGGGCGCCACCGGCGCCGTCCGCACCCAGCGGACCGACGGGCACCTCACCGTCGTACCGGACGAGGCGCTGCCGTATCTGCGGGCCGGCACCCTGGACCGGCGGCTGTTCGACGTCACCGGGCTGATCCGGCAGGGGCTCACCGACGCCCGCGCGGACGCGCTGCCGCTGATCGTGACCTACGGCGAGGGCGTCCGGGCCGCCACCCCGGCCGGGGCGAAGCGGACCCGGGCACTGCCCAGCCTGCGCGGGGCCGCGCTGGCCGCGGGCAAGGGCCGTACCTTCTGGCGGTCGTTCACCCGGGGCGCGGGCATCGACAAGGTGTGGCTGGACGGTCGGGTGACGGCCGACCTCGCCCACAGCAACGCCCAGATCGGCACGGCGGCGGCCTGGGACGCGGGGCTGACCGGCAAGGGCGTCACCGTCGCCGTCCTGGACAGCGGCGCCGACCTCGGCCACCCCGACCTGGCCGGCCGGGTGAGCACCAGCCGGAGCTTCGTCGAGGGCGAGGAGGTCGCCGACCGCAACGGGCACGGCACCCATGTCACCTCCACCGTCGGCGGCAGCGGCGCCGCCTCCGACGGCGCGGAGAAGGGGGTCGCGCCGGGCGCCACGCTCGCCGTCGGCAAGGTGCTGAGCGACCAGGGCTCGGGCAGCGAGTCGCAGATCATCGCCGGGATGGAGTGGGCGGCCCGGGACGTGCGGGCCCGGATCGTCTCCATGAGCCTGGGGTCCCAGGAGCCGAGCGACGGCACCGACCCGATGGCCCAGGCGCTGAACACCCTGACGAAGGAGACCGGAGCACTGTTCGTGGTCGCCGCCGGCAACACCGGCGCGCCCTCCGCCATCGGCTCGCCCGGCGCCGCCGACGCCGCGCTCACCGTCGGCGCGGTCGACTCCGCCGACCGGCCCGCCTACTTCACCTCCGCCGGACCCCGCCTCGGCGACAACGCCCTGAAGCCGGACGTCTCCGCGCCCGGCGTCGACATCCTCGCCGCCCGCTCCCGGCTCGCCCCCGGCACCGGCGACTACACCTCCATGAGCGGCACGTCGATGGCGACCCCGCAGGTCGCCGGGGTGGCCGCGCTGCTCGCGGAGCGGCACCCCGACTGGAGCGGCGCAGAGCTGAAGGACGCGCTGCTGTCCACCTCCCGGCAGCTCGACGCCTCCGCCTACGTCCTGGGCGCGGGCCGGGTCAGCGTCCCGGACGCGGTACGGGCCGGCCTCACCGCCACCGGCAGCGCCGACCTGGGCTTCCACCGCTGGCCCTACGACACCGACCGGCCCGTCACCCGGACCCTCACCTACCGCAACGCCTCCGACGCCGATGTGCGGCTGAAGCTGTCCGTGCAGGGCGCCCCCGACGGGGTCGTCACCCTCGCCCGGGACACCCTCACCGTGCCCGCGCACTCCACCGCGTCCACCACCGTCACCGGCGACGCCACCCGGGCGCCCGTCGGCGAGACCAGCGGACAGGTCGTGGCCGCCGCCGAGGACGGCACCCCCCTCGCGCACACCGCGTTCGGCCTGGTCAAGGAGGAGGAGCGGTACACGCTCACCGTCCACGTCAAGGACCGCGACGGCGCCCCCGTGCCCGCCGACCTCACCGTGCAGCGGCTCGCCGGGGGCGAGGACGCCCGGCCCGCGCACGTCGACGGCTCCGGCACCCTCCGGCTGCGGCTGAAGCCGGGCACCTACACCCTCGCCACCTTCCTCGACGTGCGCGGCGGCCACGGCGCCGACTCCCTCGGCCTCGGCTTCCTCGCCGCCCCCCAGATCCGCCTGGACCACGACCAGGACGTCACCCTGGACGGCCGGGAGCTGCGCGAGGTCAGGGCCGCCGTGGACCGGCGCACCGAGACCCGCCAACTGCTCATGGAGTACGACCGGCGGGCGGGCGGCGCCGACCTGTTCGGCGCGGTCCAGGTCCCCCTCGCCTACGACAGCGTCTTCGCCGCACCCACCCCGAAGGTCACCCAGGGCACCTTCGAGTACCGCACCGTGTGGCGGCTGGCCAAGCCGCGGCTGGAGGTGAAGGGCGTCGGCGAGGCCACCGTCCAGCCCGGCGGCACCCTCGCCGAGGGCCGCACCCGGCTGCCGCTGGCCGACGTCGGTGACGGCCCGCTGACCGGCGTGTCCGGCAAGGCCGTCCTCGCGCACCTCGCCCCCGGCGCCGACCCGGCCGCGCTCGCCCAGGCAGCCCAGGACGCGGGCGCCAAGGCCCTGTTCGTCACGGACGACGCGCCCGGCCGGCTGCTGGCCTGGTGGGGCACGGACGACAACACCGGCCGGCCGCTGACGATCGCCACCGTGAGCCGCGCCGACGCCGCCCGGCTGCGCGCCGCCGGCCGGGTCGACATGACCGGCACGGCCGACTCGCCGTACGTCTACGACCTGTCCGAGGGCCACCCGGGCGCGATCCCCGACCGGGACCTCACGTACACACCTCGACTCGCGGCCGTGCACGTGAGGTTCCACGCGGCCGAGCCGGCCGACGGCGGTGAGTTCCGCTACTCCCTCACCGGCACCTTCCCGGTCGGCATCGGCTTCCAGGAGCGCGTCTCGCTGCCCGCCGAGCGCACCGACTACGTCTCCACCGGCCCCGGCCAGCTGTGGCACGAGTCGGTCACCGTCCGCGACGGCGCGCTGGAGGAACGCGGCGGGCTGGTCCGCTACACCGGCGGCTCCCGGCCGGAGCTGGACTGGTTCCGCCCGGTGTGGCACCCCTGGCTGGGCACCGGACTCGGCTGGGGCCAGCAACGCGCCGGTGACCGGCTCCAGTTCAACACGCCCGGCTGGGGCGACTCCGGGCCCGACCACACCGGCTTCGGCGACGTGTGGAGCGACGGGAGCGGACTGAGCCAGACCACCGCGGTCTACCTGGACGGCACCCTCGTGGACGAGAGCACCAGCTCCGCCGTATACGTCTCCGGCGCGCCCGCCGACGAGCACACCTACAAGGTCGTCACCGACACCGCCCTGGACGCCGCCCGGTGGCCCGTCGCCACCCGCGGCCACACCGAGTGGACCTTCCGGTCGGCGGCCGGCCCGGCGGACCGCTGGACGTACCTGCCGCTGGTCAACCTCGCCTTCGACCTCGACACCGACCTGGCCGGCCGGGTGCCCGCGGGCCGGCGCGTGCCGGTCGGGATCGCCGCCGAGTACGTGGCGGGCGCGACCGGCACCGGCAGGCTCGGCGGCGGCCGGCTGGAGGTGTCGTACGACGACGGCACCACCTGGCGGGCGGTCCCGCTGACCGCCGACGGGGGCGCCTCCTGGCGCGGCACGCTCACCGTGCCGCGCGGCACCGCCCACCTCTCCCTGCGCGCCTTCGCCCGGGACGACCGGGGCGGCTCGGTCACCCAGGAGATCATCCGGGCGGCGGCCGTCAAGTAG
- a CDS encoding carboxyl transferase domain-containing protein, which translates to MPERRSAREVLALLADPGSFRELPSPAGQSVPDGPLGWQGYDAARARAAERTGETESVVCGTARVAGTEAVLIAFEFGFLGGSLGERTGDRLVAAHAHARAHRLPVVPLIATGGSRMQEGMLALTQLQRVARASALTRRAGLAQIAVVRDPTTGGGWATLGAGADVVLALPGAQVGFAGSRVRPPDADPAAYTAEAQVAAGSADAVVEPDRLKEVLGTWLRLLTAPAAEAPVPPALGRTGLPATGWQAVAGARDPGRPRADAYLDGFFDRRVLISGDRCGGTDPGGMLCGFGERDGRSVAFAAQTGTATRPAGYRTAARLIRLADRLGVPVLTLVDTPGAANGADAERQGAGAAIAEVFQAVADARVPLATLVIGEGGSGGALALAAPGNTWATPDSYFSVIAPELAAAILKRPPEQVEATAGQLRIRPQDLVELGVVRGIVGPADHPRSTTT; encoded by the coding sequence ATGCCTGAGCGGCGCTCGGCGCGGGAGGTGCTGGCGCTGCTGGCCGACCCCGGCAGCTTCCGCGAACTCCCCTCGCCCGCCGGGCAGTCGGTGCCGGACGGGCCGCTGGGCTGGCAGGGCTACGACGCCGCGCGGGCCCGCGCCGCCGAACGCACCGGCGAGACCGAGTCGGTGGTCTGCGGCACCGCGCGCGTCGCGGGCACCGAGGCCGTGCTGATCGCCTTCGAGTTCGGCTTCCTCGGCGGCTCGCTGGGCGAACGCACCGGGGACCGGCTGGTGGCGGCCCACGCCCACGCCCGCGCGCACCGGCTGCCGGTGGTGCCGCTGATCGCGACCGGCGGCAGCCGCATGCAGGAGGGCATGCTCGCGCTCACCCAGCTCCAGCGGGTGGCCCGCGCGTCCGCGCTGACCCGGCGGGCCGGGCTGGCGCAGATCGCGGTGGTCCGGGACCCGACGACCGGCGGCGGATGGGCCACGCTCGGCGCGGGCGCGGACGTGGTGCTGGCCCTGCCCGGCGCCCAGGTGGGCTTCGCCGGCTCCCGGGTCCGCCCGCCGGACGCCGACCCGGCCGCGTACACGGCCGAGGCGCAGGTGGCGGCGGGCTCGGCGGACGCGGTGGTGGAGCCGGACCGGCTGAAGGAGGTGCTCGGCACCTGGCTGCGGCTGCTGACGGCCCCGGCCGCCGAGGCGCCCGTGCCGCCGGCCCTGGGCCGGACCGGTCTGCCCGCCACCGGGTGGCAGGCCGTCGCGGGCGCCCGGGACCCTGGGCGGCCACGGGCGGACGCCTATCTGGACGGATTCTTCGACCGCCGGGTGCTGATCAGCGGCGACCGGTGCGGCGGCACGGACCCCGGCGGGATGCTGTGCGGGTTCGGCGAACGGGACGGCCGGAGCGTGGCGTTCGCGGCGCAGACCGGGACGGCGACCCGGCCCGCCGGGTACCGCACCGCCGCCCGGCTGATCCGGCTCGCGGACCGGCTCGGCGTCCCGGTGCTGACGCTGGTGGACACCCCGGGCGCCGCCAACGGCGCGGACGCCGAGCGGCAGGGGGCCGGGGCCGCGATCGCCGAGGTGTTCCAGGCGGTGGCCGACGCCCGGGTGCCCCTGGCGACCCTGGTGATCGGCGAGGGCGGCTCCGGCGGGGCGCTGGCACTGGCCGCACCGGGCAACACCTGGGCCACCCCGGACAGTTACTTCTCGGTGATCGCGCCCGAACTCGCGGCGGCCATCCTCAAGCGCCCGCCGGAGCAGGTCGAGGCGACCGCCGGCCAGTTGCGCATCCGGCCGCAGGACCTGGTGGAGCTGGGGGTGGTCCGGGGCATCGTGGGACCCGCGGACCACCCCCGTTCCACGACTACTTGA
- a CDS encoding acyl-CoA synthetase, whose amino-acid sequence MSRLFPALTDGPPEKAALRFGPRTLTYGSLAGAAGALAARLEGTGRVAVWAVPELETAVAVTGALLAGAAAVPLNPKSGEKELGHILTDSAPSLILAPPGTQLPSALGDLPRIDVDASAAGPLPEERAADGDPALIVYTSGTTGPPKGAVLPRRALAATLDALADAWRWTGDDVLVHGLPLFHVHGLVLGVLGPLRRGGNVRHLGRFSPEGVARELNDGATMLFGVPTMYHRLAEALPGDPELAGALARARLLVSGSAALPVHDHERIAAATGRRVIERYGMTETLMNTSVRADGEARAGTVGVPLPGVELRLVEEDGAELTAWDGESVGEIQVRGPNLFTEYLNRPDATAAAFTADGFFRTGDMAVREPDGYVRIVGRKATDLIKSGGYKIGAGEIENALLEHPGVREAAVTGEPDADLGERIVAWIVPADPKSPPGAEELADHVARRLAPHKRPRAVRYLDALPRNDMGKIMKRALADA is encoded by the coding sequence GTGTCCCGTCTCTTCCCCGCCCTGACGGACGGTCCCCCCGAGAAGGCCGCCCTGCGGTTCGGGCCCCGGACCCTGACGTACGGCTCGCTCGCGGGCGCCGCGGGTGCCCTCGCCGCCCGATTGGAGGGGACGGGCCGGGTCGCGGTGTGGGCCGTGCCGGAGCTGGAGACCGCCGTCGCGGTGACCGGCGCGCTGCTCGCCGGGGCGGCCGCGGTGCCGCTCAACCCGAAGTCGGGCGAGAAGGAACTCGGGCACATCCTCACCGACAGCGCGCCGTCCCTGATCCTCGCCCCGCCGGGCACCCAACTGCCGTCGGCGCTGGGCGACTTGCCCCGTATCGACGTGGACGCCTCCGCCGCCGGCCCGCTGCCCGAGGAGCGGGCGGCGGACGGCGATCCGGCGCTGATCGTGTACACCTCCGGCACCACCGGCCCGCCCAAGGGCGCGGTACTGCCCCGCCGGGCCCTCGCCGCCACCCTGGACGCGCTCGCCGACGCCTGGCGGTGGACCGGGGACGACGTGCTGGTACACGGGCTGCCGCTGTTCCACGTGCACGGGCTGGTGCTGGGCGTCCTGGGCCCGCTGCGGCGCGGCGGGAACGTGCGGCACCTGGGCCGGTTCTCCCCCGAGGGCGTGGCCCGCGAGCTGAACGACGGCGCGACCATGCTGTTCGGGGTGCCGACGATGTACCACCGCCTCGCCGAGGCCCTGCCCGGCGACCCGGAGCTGGCCGGGGCGCTGGCCCGGGCCCGGCTGCTGGTCTCGGGCTCGGCCGCGCTGCCGGTGCACGACCACGAGCGGATCGCGGCGGCCACCGGCCGACGGGTGATCGAGCGGTACGGCATGACCGAGACGCTGATGAACACCAGCGTGCGGGCCGACGGCGAGGCGCGGGCCGGCACGGTCGGGGTGCCGCTGCCGGGCGTGGAGCTGCGGCTGGTGGAGGAGGACGGCGCGGAGCTCACCGCCTGGGACGGGGAGAGCGTCGGCGAGATCCAGGTGCGCGGCCCGAACCTGTTCACCGAGTATCTGAACCGGCCCGACGCCACCGCCGCCGCGTTCACCGCCGACGGTTTCTTCCGCACCGGGGACATGGCCGTACGGGAGCCCGACGGGTACGTCCGGATCGTCGGGCGCAAGGCCACCGACCTGATCAAGAGCGGCGGTTACAAGATCGGGGCCGGGGAGATCGAGAACGCGCTGCTGGAGCATCCGGGGGTGCGGGAGGCGGCGGTCACCGGGGAGCCGGACGCCGACCTGGGCGAGCGGATCGTGGCCTGGATCGTCCCGGCGGACCCGAAGTCCCCACCCGGCGCGGAGGAGTTGGCGGACCACGTGGCCCGGCGGCTGGCCCCGCACAAGCGTCCCCGTGCCGTCCGCTACCTGGACGCGCTGCCCCGCAACGACATGGGCAAGATCATGAAGCGGGCCCTGGCCGATGCCTGA
- a CDS encoding ATP-grasp domain-containing protein codes for MPRIALATYDPAPGRSEDTDLPVLVRALRDAGADAEARHWDDPAADWAGYDLVVIRSTWDYSWRAAEFAAWVERTATLTRLANPAPVVRWNTDKRYLGELAAAGVPTVPTRYIAPGEAAALPTGHEFVVKPTSGAGARFAARYTPAEHDTALRQLARMHAEGFTAMVQPYMPGIDVRGERALQFFGGRLLHASRKGAVLSPGTPYDADKVAHPGVERWQPTPAELAVAKQALAAVPGTPELLYARVDLVDGDDGEPRLMELELVEPNLFLWLHPESLPRVTEAILRTARES; via the coding sequence GTGCCCCGTATCGCCCTCGCCACCTACGATCCCGCTCCCGGACGCAGCGAGGACACCGATCTGCCAGTCCTGGTACGAGCGCTGCGGGACGCCGGCGCCGACGCGGAGGCCCGGCACTGGGACGACCCGGCGGCCGACTGGGCCGGATACGACCTCGTGGTCATCCGCTCCACCTGGGACTACAGCTGGCGGGCCGCCGAGTTCGCCGCCTGGGTGGAGCGCACCGCGACCCTGACCCGGCTGGCCAACCCGGCCCCCGTCGTGCGCTGGAACACCGACAAGCGCTACCTCGGCGAGCTGGCGGCGGCCGGGGTGCCCACCGTCCCCACCCGCTACATAGCCCCCGGCGAAGCGGCCGCCCTGCCCACCGGCCACGAGTTCGTCGTCAAGCCGACCTCGGGCGCGGGCGCCCGGTTCGCCGCCCGCTACACCCCCGCCGAGCACGACACCGCGCTCAGGCAGCTCGCCCGGATGCACGCCGAGGGCTTCACCGCGATGGTCCAGCCGTACATGCCGGGCATCGACGTGCGCGGCGAGCGGGCCCTGCAGTTCTTCGGCGGACGGCTGCTGCACGCCAGCCGCAAGGGCGCCGTGCTGTCCCCCGGCACCCCCTACGACGCCGACAAGGTCGCCCACCCCGGCGTGGAGCGCTGGCAGCCCACGCCCGCCGAACTGGCCGTGGCAAAGCAGGCGTTGGCCGCCGTGCCCGGCACGCCCGAGCTGCTGTACGCGCGCGTGGACCTGGTCGACGGCGACGACGGCGAACCCCGCCTGATGGAACTGGAGCTGGTCGAACCGAACCTGTTCCTCTGGCTGCACCCGGAGTCCCTGCCCCGGGTGACGGAGGCGATCCTGCGGACGGCCCGGGAGAGCTGA
- a CDS encoding oxidoreductase, protein MSKVWLVTGASSGFGRAITEAAVAAGDLVVGAARRPEALQDLVAAHPGRVEALRLDVTDGAAIEAAVADVVARHGRIDVLVNNAGRTHVGAVEETTERELRDLFELHVFGPTALVRAVLPHMRERRSGAIVQMSSMGGQMSFAGFGAYSATKFALEGISEALADEVADFGIKVLIVEPGAFRTSLFDAGRAGTSPDSGVYTKVGETRGFVSGADGSQPGDPAKAAAVILAALEAERTPLRLPLGDDGVTAVLGHLDQVRAEITEWEKQTRATGFDA, encoded by the coding sequence GTGTCCAAAGTATGGCTGGTGACCGGGGCGAGCAGCGGATTCGGCCGGGCGATCACCGAGGCCGCCGTAGCCGCCGGTGACCTGGTGGTCGGCGCGGCCCGCCGCCCGGAGGCGCTTCAGGACCTGGTCGCCGCCCACCCGGGCCGGGTGGAGGCGCTGCGCCTCGACGTGACGGACGGCGCCGCGATCGAGGCGGCGGTCGCGGACGTCGTGGCCCGGCACGGCCGGATCGACGTGCTGGTCAACAACGCGGGCCGCACCCACGTCGGCGCGGTCGAGGAGACCACGGAGCGGGAACTGCGCGACCTGTTCGAGCTGCACGTCTTCGGTCCGACCGCACTGGTGCGGGCGGTGCTGCCGCACATGCGCGAGCGGCGCTCGGGCGCGATCGTGCAGATGAGCAGCATGGGCGGGCAGATGTCCTTCGCGGGCTTCGGGGCGTACTCCGCCACCAAGTTCGCGCTGGAGGGCATCTCCGAGGCGCTCGCCGACGAGGTCGCGGACTTCGGCATCAAGGTGCTGATCGTGGAGCCGGGCGCGTTCCGCACCTCCCTGTTCGACGCCGGCCGGGCCGGGACCAGCCCCGACAGCGGGGTGTACACCAAGGTCGGCGAGACCCGCGGGTTCGTCTCCGGCGCCGACGGCTCCCAGCCCGGCGACCCGGCGAAGGCGGCGGCCGTCATCCTGGCCGCGCTGGAGGCCGAGCGGACCCCGCTGCGGCTGCCGCTGGGCGACGACGGGGTGACCGCGGTCCTGGGCCACCTCGACCAGGTCCGCGCGGAGATCACCGAATGGGAGAAGCAGACCCGGGCGACCGGCTTCGACGCTTAG
- a CDS encoding protein kinase — translation MSSIRRTERGFSSDLTALVDCEKGRFFVKAVRNRAGGRRTSLIREQMINDYTSPVSPPLLWEVEDDWLVLGFEAVQARTADFAPGSPDVPKVVDLVRRIGGLPLPPVAEHWTETRWDRFTADPAEASLFRGDSLLHTDINPSNFLIGSTRNWVVDWAWPTRGAGFIDVALLVVQLIAAGHDPGDAERCATRCPAWHQAQPGAVDAFAAAGLRMNRAYAERNPEAEWVKAMVSACQAWTDHRGIVVS, via the coding sequence GTGAGCAGTATCCGGCGGACCGAGCGGGGGTTCAGCTCGGATCTGACCGCCCTTGTCGACTGCGAGAAGGGTCGGTTCTTCGTCAAGGCGGTCCGCAATCGTGCGGGGGGACGGCGTACGTCGCTGATCCGGGAACAGATGATCAACGACTACACGAGTCCTGTCTCGCCGCCCCTGCTCTGGGAGGTGGAAGACGACTGGCTGGTCCTGGGATTCGAGGCGGTACAGGCCCGGACGGCGGATTTCGCGCCCGGCTCGCCGGACGTGCCGAAGGTGGTCGATCTCGTCCGCCGGATCGGGGGGCTGCCTCTGCCCCCGGTCGCCGAGCACTGGACCGAGACCCGGTGGGACCGCTTCACCGCAGATCCCGCCGAGGCATCGTTGTTCCGGGGTGACTCCCTGCTGCACACGGACATCAATCCGAGCAACTTCCTGATCGGCTCCACGCGGAACTGGGTGGTGGACTGGGCCTGGCCGACCAGGGGCGCGGGATTCATCGATGTCGCCCTCCTGGTCGTGCAGCTCATCGCGGCCGGCCACGATCCGGGTGACGCCGAACGGTGCGCCACGCGGTGCCCCGCATGGCACCAGGCACAGCCCGGGGCGGTGGACGCCTTCGCGGCGGCCGGCCTGCGCATGAACCGGGCCTACGCGGAACGCAATCCTGAGGCCGAGTGGGTGAAGGCCATGGTCTCCGCCTGCCAGGCATGGACGGATCACCGCGGAATCGTCGTCAGCTGA
- a CDS encoding radical SAM/SPASM domain-containing protein, with amino-acid sequence MTAIAETPLITTTTTTGFVWLDLTRKCQLDCGHCHNGSGPTGTHGTMTAEDWRRVLDETAAAGIPHVQFTGGEVTLHPDAPALVDHALALGLGVEVYSNMVHLNADWWALLQRDGVSLATSYYGSEATHNTITRRNSHARTRANIARAVREGVPIRVSVIVSDPADTGDGVRQELTNLGVKNVRVDHVRPFGRAANGQQPCADGLCGRCGDGRASVGPDGKVSPCVFSTWMGVGNVHDAPFGAVLGGPEMAQANEVIRQATRGVSPSRGCGPNSPCGPDNESDEGPDNGECTPGYPGSSCSPRN; translated from the coding sequence ATGACCGCCATCGCGGAGACACCACTCATCACGACCACCACTACCACCGGCTTCGTGTGGCTGGACCTCACCCGGAAGTGTCAGCTCGACTGCGGCCACTGCCACAACGGCTCCGGGCCGACCGGGACACACGGCACCATGACCGCCGAGGACTGGAGGCGCGTACTCGACGAGACCGCCGCAGCCGGCATCCCCCACGTTCAGTTCACCGGAGGCGAGGTCACCCTGCACCCCGACGCGCCCGCCCTGGTCGACCACGCCCTGGCCCTGGGCCTTGGCGTCGAGGTCTACAGCAACATGGTGCACCTGAACGCCGACTGGTGGGCCCTGCTCCAGCGAGACGGCGTCAGCCTGGCGACCTCGTACTACGGCTCCGAGGCCACGCACAACACGATCACGCGGCGGAACAGTCACGCGCGAACGCGGGCGAACATCGCGAGGGCGGTGAGGGAGGGCGTCCCGATCCGCGTGTCCGTGATCGTCTCCGATCCCGCCGATACCGGCGACGGCGTACGACAGGAGCTGACGAACCTCGGCGTCAAGAACGTGCGCGTCGACCACGTCCGGCCCTTCGGGCGGGCGGCGAACGGGCAGCAGCCGTGCGCTGACGGCTTGTGCGGGCGGTGCGGGGACGGGCGGGCGTCCGTCGGCCCGGACGGCAAGGTGTCGCCGTGCGTGTTCTCCACCTGGATGGGCGTAGGGAACGTTCACGACGCACCGTTCGGCGCTGTCCTCGGCGGCCCCGAGATGGCGCAGGCCAACGAGGTCATCCGGCAGGCGACGCGCGGCGTTTCGCCCTCTCGTGGCTGCGGTCCGAATAGCCCATGCGGTCCGGACAATGAAAGCGACGAGGGCCCCGACAACGGGGAATGCACCCCCGGCTATCCGGGCAGTTCGTGTTCCCCGAGGAACTGA